ACCGGCTCAGGCTGCAATCGCCTCGTTCCATTGCTGGATCAGGACCGGCAATTCCCCATTGAAGACCCGGTTTGCTTTTCCCCATCCGCCTTCGTTGGCAAAGAGAGGAATGATATCGAAGTCGTCTTTGCTGATCGAGAGATTTGCAATAAGGTGTTCGCGGATCTTGTCGAGCCACTGCTGCTGTTCCGGAGTCAGCGAGATTGAATAGGCCATCTTGTCAAAGACCCGGTGAATCCGCTGCTCTGCAGTACAGAGCGGTTCTTCCTCCCGGGCTGCATGTTTCACCATCGAGATAATATCCACGAGTGCCTTGTTATACCGCACCTTGTGGGCCATCTGGAGGTTCTCAACTGTAAAACGGTACCGGGTTGCGGCGAGTTTCAGCCGCAGCTCGGACAGGGCATCTGTTCCCCAGTCTTTCGGCCGGTCCAGCAGGATCCGGATCGCCTCGATATGCTCCGGGTTCTCTTTGACAAACTGCGAGAATGCGGAAAGATAATCCTCCGGCTTGTACTCGTTGCCTGCCGAATCCCGGAAGATATACCGCGAACTGACGGTGTCCTCATTCTCATACGCGACCAGCATCGAGCGCGAAGGCCGGGGATAGTGAACGAGCAGGTTCTGGAATTCCGGGTTACGGAGCAGCGTCATTGTCCCGGTAAAATCCCGGCGGAGTGCATGCTGCAACCCGGCAGCGTATCGTTTCATATCGCCGGAAGGAATAAACGCGGCGAACAGGTCACGGGCCTCGCCACTCATCTCCTTGTCGATTCGCTGCAGCCGGCGCACCAGCACCCGGGCATTATACTCCCGGTCCCGGTTATCCCAGATATCCTTGATCACCTGCGAGATTGGCCGGGTTTCCTTCTCGGGCGGTTCTGCGGTGATACTGGTAGCCTGCCGGAAATATTCGAACAGCGTACCGCCAAAACAATCAAAGACCACAAAATGGGATTTGTCCGGGCATCGCTCGCCCTTCCGGGTCCCCCGGCCCAACATCTGCTCAAAGAGGATACGGGATTTTACCGGCCGCAAAAAGACAATAAATTCCAGGTCCGGAATATCCACTCCGGTCGAGAGCATATCCACCGTAACTACAACCGACGGCTGTGGCCGGTTCCGGAATTCGCGGATTCGCTGGAGCGGCCGGTCAACCTTACCGGTGATCTTCTGCACAAACGAATCCCCTTTCCCGAAAACATCCCGGGCAAGATCCACCAGCTGGTCCGCGTGGGAAGTATGGGGAATATCATTCACGGCGAAGATCAGGGTCTTGGGGAACCGGCCAAACCGCTGCTCATGCTCTTCTGCGTATTTCCGGATCTCGGTAAGGATCTTCCGGTTCGAGTCCGGCGAAGTGATGGTTCGTTCTACTTCCGTAGTATCGAATTGCCGTTCATCCTCAAGGTTATCAAACGATTGTGCTCCGGTTGCTGCATCAATCACGCCGACCTGTTCCCCGGCTTGAAGGAAGATCCCGTTCATTCGCACATTTGAGTCAAGAGCAACCGCATCGTAATCGACCAGGAACCCTTCCCGCACCGCCCGGGCATAATCGTACCGGTACACGATCTCCCGGAAATAGGCCATTGTGTGAGCTGCCGGGGTAGCCGTCAGCCCGATCTTGATCGCATCGAAATGATCCAGCGTCTTGCGCCAGACCGATTGCTCCGCTGAAGTATATCCCCGGTGGCATTCGTCCGCAACGATCAGGTCAAAGGCATGGATCGGAATATCCATCTGTTCCGCATCCTCATCGATTGGCTCATCGCTGGATCCGAACAGTGCGTTACGCCCGAACAGATTGATCGTCATCCGCTGGATCGTGCAGACATAGACAAATGCAAGGCCGGGTTTCGGTTCCAACAGGTAATTCGGAGGGAGCACTTTTGGATCAAATTTCTCATCCTCCTCAAAATCTTCGCGGAAGAACCGCTGGCTGTAGACCTCATATGCCTTGTCGAATTTCAGCCCGGGCCTGCCTTCAAATGAAGCAAATGCTTTGACTGCCTGAGCTGCAAGAGCCCGGCGATCGACGAGGAAGAGAATCCGTTTTCCAACATGGGATTCCATCAGCCTGAAGATCTGGTTGACCATCGTGTAGGTCTTGCCAGTCCCGGTTGCCATTGCGATCAGCATCTGGCGCTTCCGGTCACGGATCGCCTGCTCGATTGCCGCATTCGCTTCAGCCTGGTAGGGGCGTATCATCGGGTGCGTATTTTCCCATTCCAAAAGACGCTGGCAGGACGCCTCGAATTTTTCTTTGAGCCGTTCGGCTAACGCGTCCGCCGTATGGAATTTTGCTATGGGCCGGGATCTGTTTAACTGATTGCGGAGATCGTGGAACCAGATGATCTCGCCATTTGTGGAATAAATAAAAGGGACCCGGAAGCCGGAGAAATTGAACGGGCTGCCCGGAATCCCGGTGGCGTACCGTTCGGCTTGGGTCAGCACATTTTGCGGGCCGAGAGTGACTTTTTTTGCCTCGATAACAGCAATGATCTTCCCGTCAAGACAGAGTGCATAATCAGCGGGACCGTTTGCTGTGGGAAATTCTTCAAGAGCGCACTTGTTGAACCGGGAGATGTCCATGCCATTCTTAAAAGGCACAACAGACCAACCTGCAGCTTTCAGTAAGGGATCGATCCGTTTCTTTCGTGTGACTTCTTCAGGCTCACCGTTCATGTCTTCCGGGAATATATTCGATAATGTATGAGATTTATTAAGGCTGTGACATTATTTGTTGCGGTTTGTTTCTATCATCCCTCGCTCCCATTTCTTCCCGCACCATCCCCGCCCAACCCCCGCTCTTTTCCGCAATCCAACCGCACACCGCCACCCATTCCCCAAAAATAAAAAAGATTCAGCCACGGCTAAGTCCTTTCACGACGTATACTAGCATGTCAAAGGGGCCCCCGAGACAACCAGAAAAACACCAAAAAAACAACCAGAAGAAACAAAAAAGAAGGAAACAACAATGGCAGATTTCGTACAAAAGACCATAACAAAATCAGCGGTTCGCGTACTCGCAAACCCGATCGAAGATGTAGCAGCGTTCAACACGATCGTTGAGTCGGTCCTGACCAACAACCCGTTCGAATGCGTAGCCTACATGACCGCAGGCACCAACCATGCCGGCGTGGAAAAGACAAAAGAAAGCTATGGGGCAAAAATCGTGTACCAGGACAACGAAGCCAACACGGTCGGCACCGACTCCGGCCGCTTCAGCACGATCGCCGGGTTCAATGCCGGGGCAGCCGCAATCCTTGCCAATGCCGCCCTCACTGCAGCGCACGGCGGAAGCCCCTACCGGGACACCGACAACGAGACCTTCTCGGCCACCCTGAAATGCCACGATGCCAACGGGGAGATCTACATGGTAAATTTCACCCGGGACAGCGTGGGGCTCACCTCCTACTCGGACGACAGCATCCGGACAAAAGTCGAGACCTGGGCCGACACAGTCCCGGCACTTGCGTAACGGTGATGATGATGGAAACCGAACTCATCCTCACCGGGGCATTCCTCGGCGCCGGGCTGCTCGCCTACGTGATCGTTCCCGGGCTCTTAGTCATGTGGGACCGGGTGCTCGACCATATGGAAAACAGCAACAACCAGAAGTAATGCGATGTGAACAACGGCGGGGGATTTTCCCCTGCCGGAATTTTTTGATATCCCCTGCAGAAAAGCCGGGAAAATATCCCGGTTTTTCCTGGGAATTATTATTATTTTGGATCAATTTTTCCCGGGACCGGCCGGGTAAGCCAACGCTGGCCGAGGGGCAGAGCCCCTTTTGAGCGTTAAATCCCCGCACCGGGTATCCCGCATCCCCGAAAAGATTCTATGCATAAAAAACAATAAAATACTGATATTTCATGTCTTCCTCAACAATTTCAGTTGAAGAAAAAATTCGTCTGCTCCCTCCCGATCTACGTGAAGAAGCAATTCATTATATCGATGAGCTGGTGAAACGCTCCAAACGAGTACAGCCGGCTCCATTCCGGTGCGCAGCTGAAGGTACACTTGCTGAACTCGGCAAACACTATTCCTCCGTTGAGCTCCAGCACAAAGCACTGGAGTGGCGGGAAGCCTGATGTACCTTCTCGACACCAACATTTTTCTCGAGTACATTCTCCGCCGCTCACGGGTAGAGGAAGTAAGGGATTTTTTTAAACGGGCCGATCTTACGACCCTGTATATCAGTGATTTCTCACTGCATACCATTGGCGTGCTTTACCTGCGGGAACATAAGTCCCGCGAATATCTCATATTTGTCAATGAAGATCTTCTTGCCAGCGGAATTCGTGTCATCAATATAACTCCCGATAATTTCTCAAAGATCACCGGGGCAGCAGACACGTTTCACCTGGATTTTGATGATGCGTACCAATATGCTGTCGCAGTGCAAAACGGGCTTTCAATTGTCAGCTTCGACAAGGATTTCGACCGGACGGAAAAAGGAAGAGTGGAGCCAAAGGATCTCTTCTGCTGATTCTTAAAGCCTCCAGCCCACCAAGTCTCGCGCAAAAGCCCCTTTTGAACGCGGGCTTCTCATCACAGGGGACCGGGTCCTCTATCATATGGAAAACAGCAACAACCCGAAGTAATGCGATGTGAACAACGGCGGGGGATTTTCCCCTGCCGGAATTTTTTTAATTCATTTCAGGGAAATTTCCTTTGTCGATTTTTTTAATTTTTAATTCCTTGCAGGGAAATCTCCCTTCAGGTTTTTATAAATTTATTTTGGCATGGTCCGGGTGCAGAGTGAAAAAGAGCCCCTTTGTTAACATCTCCCAGCGATACACTCATTATCTCCGGCTTTCCAGTGATGTCTATGGCTAATCTTCGTTCGGCCGCACTCGCAGCAGCCTGTATCCTGGGACCAATGGTCGCCGGTATCGTTGTGGGTTTCCTCACGATGGGCGGGATCTCTACCTGGTATGTCACGCTCAACAGACCCTGGTTCTCGCCACCAAATTACGTCTTTGGCCCCGTCTGGACCGTCCTCTACCTCCTGATGGGAATCTCATTGTACCTTGTCATCTCTCAGGGATGGGAAAAGAAACCCGTGAAAACCGGTGTGACTCTTTTTGGTCTCCAGATGGTAGCAAACCTGGCATGGTCGTTCCTTTTTTTTGGGATGCAATCACCCATCGCCGGCCTTGCAGACATCTTCCTGCTGCTCGTACTTATCATTGCAACAATCGTGGCATTCTACCGGGTATCAAAACCTGCCGCCATGCTGCTCGTTCCCTATCTTGCCTGGGTCTGCATCGCCACGGCCCTGAATGCCGGAATCGTGCTCCTGAACTGACATCCCCCATTTTTAAAAAAACTCAGGAGATCACCGGCACGCTGCAGCAGGACTGAGTATCGCCCGGGATTTTACCATCGTTTTTCCTTTTGGTTCCCGCATGCGGTTGCCGTATCCTTCGGATCCGGTCATTGCCCTGACAAGGAAAAACCGGCCGTAAAATACGATGAGACCCCGGATGAGACCGGAAGAATTCCGGAGGCAGCCCGGTACCTCACACAGAGACCAGATCATCATAGACCCGGTATGCCTCGCCAGAGTACATCTGGGCAATGATCTCTACGCGGTCGGCCTCTTGGGATCCTGCGAGCGTGATCTCGGATTGGCCCTTTAAGGGCTGGATGATGCCCGTTGACACCGCACCGTTCGGGTGGGTGACCTTAATATTCGCACTTTCAATGCCGCCCACTCCCGCACTTCCCGTGAAGATGACCGAGATCTTTAACGTAACCGGGTTTTTCCGGACCTGGAAGTAGAACTTCTGGTCTGATGGGACCAGTTGTGTTGGCAGGGGGACGAGGCCTGGGGAGACCGGTAGGGTTGTCTCTGGGGGGTCTGGCTGGATTATCACGACACTGGATGGTGCTGGTGTGGGGGTGATCTCCACTGTCGACGAATTGCCCAAAACGCCTGAACCACCGTCCCCGTTGAGCATCGGCAGACCGATAAAATAGATGGCCGCAATCAAGACTACCAGCACAATAACTACGCCGATAATCCGTGTTATGCCTGCCCGTTGTTTTGCCGGGGTTCCCGGTTTTTTATGCGTGAAAAACAGCGCGTCATCGACGGGCTCAGGTTTTTGCTTACGATGGGATCCCACGGTTTCCTCATCTGAATATCCCGCCCCGTATTTTTTCAGTAATGTATCCGTGTACGGTTCCTTATTGTCCCTTATAGCAGGGTGCGGAGTATCCATCTCAACCGGCACACGGTCTTCCTCATTATCTTCCGGTACTTCATTCGGTTCTTGTTCCGGAATCTCCTCTTCATTGTCTTCCGGAACCTGCTCTTCCACCGCCCCGGTATCCTCTTCCCCATTATCTTCCGGTAATTCAACCGTGTCCGATTCCGGAATTTCTTCTACATCGCGTTCCGGTACCTGCCCTATAACAGTCCTGATGTTTTCTTTTGCATTATCTACAGGTACTTCAACCATTACTTGTTCCGTGATTTCTTCTACATCGCGTCCCGGTGCCTGCCCTATAATCGTCCTGGTTTCCTTTTCCTCAGGGTCTTCCGGTACTTCCCCATGGATAAGCGGGGCTCCGCACAGATCGCAAAACTTATCCTCAGATATGAACTGGGTACCGCATTTGCTGCAGGTTGACAGTTCCGTTATGTGTGTCCCACAGGCTTCACAGAATTTGTAACCGGGCTCAACGGGCCTTTTGCAGGTGGGGCAGATATGCATGATCTTTGGGGGTGAGGCCGGATTCTGCATTGAACGCAATTTAGTTTTCACGTATTAAAAAGGGAGGGGTCATCCGGCTGGTTATTCCTTGGCCCGGTTCTGGGGACGGGGGAAGTCGGGAGCATTGCGGGAAAGTGTTTAATATCCCCCGCAGTAACGGTGCATAGGGAAAAAAGTATGAAAAAAATTTCCTATTCATTACTATTGGGACTGGTGGCATTTGCAACCGGTGCACTATTGAGTTTTCTCATTGAAGGAAAGATTACCTGGATACCTGTTTTGGGACCCGCAATTGGGGTCGCCATTGTAGCATTTTTTTACCCGGGCTCTCAATAATCTGCCCGTCATTTTTTTATGACAGGCTAATCCGGCCTGGGGGATGGTCCCGACAACCGCTCGGCAAATATTCAGGAGGGTTACGGGATTGGGCGGGTGATGGCGGCAGGAGAAATTTTCCGACCGGATTTTTTGTTCACGGGATGCATATCGTTTTTCCAGAGATGATCCCGTTACCGGGAATCTGCCAGGAATCTCGCCGATTCATCACAGAGACAATATTTCCGGCATCCCCCATCATCCTGCAGCGAGACGATCCCCTCGCGACAGAGCCTTTTCATGTGCCAGGCAACCGAAGAATGAGATATATTGAGCCTGGCGCTGAGCTCGGCCAGCGTTGCCGGCGAATCAAGCAGCACGTGAAGGATAGTATTCTTCCGGTCATTGTTCAGCGAAGAGAGAATCTTTTGTTCCAGTCCGGAATATTTCCCATTGTTCTCGAAATACCGGGTATAGCCGGGACTACGGGCTGCAATTATTTTTTTGGTCTGGGACAGGATTTCCAGGTGGTATGCGAGCGTGCCACGATTGATGCCGGTTATTCGCTCCAGTTCCCGGTAGTGGATGCCGGGATGATCCTGTATGAAGGAAAAAACCCGTTGTCGTTCCGGGCAATCCAGCACATTGCCGGCGGACACCTGGCGGAAGCCCAGCCATATCCCGAACCCCACGCACCAGTACATCAGGAAATTTGCCGGTTTCATGAGTGCCGGCGAGATGAGGTAAATCCCGTGAAAGATAATTGCCTGTGGCGGGTGCTGCCAGAACGGGATGGCTTCATTACCGGGTTTCACGCCAAACAACGGAATGTAGAGATATTCAAGGAGGAAGAGCGCAATGAGAACTCCCAGAATAATATTGGTGAGGATTTTTTTCTTTTCCATGCGCCTCATTCCTGCATAACGGGAGAAAATTCTCGCAATATTCCCCTTTACGATAGCATATCCCTATCGGATTATAGAAATTTTGTTATATCATGCATAAAGATTCTGTGACAAATGTCTCATCATGAGAAGTAGAAAATTCCTTCATAAATTGTATCAATAGGCCAAATGGTATGGCAGCTCTGCGAAGCTCGTGTTCCCTAAAATAAAAAAATCGAACGGATTTTGATTTCATAAAAAAAAACATTTTCATTATTGTCGGACCGGCAGGACTTTACTTCTTATCAGAGTAAAAACAAAATCCAAAGGATCCTAAATAACAAAAAATTTATCATGTGTAAAAATAATTAAACACATAAGCATGCTGAGCCCATCTTCAGTCCCTGAATTGGCAAAACTCCTGGGATTTCTCGGGAACGAGCAGAGGCTCAACATTCTCAAAGCGATCGCCCACGAGGAGAAATTCGCGCGGGAGATCTCAGAAGAGGTTGGGATTTCGCGGCCTCTGGTGAACATATACTTAAAGCAGTTCGAAAAGGCCGGGCTTGTTACCGGAACGAACCGCATTGCCGAAGAGCCGCCATACCTTAAACGGTATTACAAGGCGGTGCCTTTTGAGTTTGTAGTAAACCTGGATTTAATCGGGAAACTTGGAGATGATTAGAAATGGATTTTAAAACAATCAGAGAATTTCATTGGTTGACAAAGAGTGTGATTGCATTAACGGGATTGTTCGCGGGACTTTTTCTCATCGCAATTGTGGTGACAGTACTCCGCCCTAATGACTACCAGGCAAGTAACGGGCTCTTTATGATCTTCGGATCTCTCGGGTGGGTCCTCACGCAGGCGTTTCTCGTGATCCTTGTTATCATCCTGATCACCATGGCAGCAACCTGGATCAAGACTTGGATCGAGAAGTACCTGGATCAGATGCTCGCAAAACTGGACATGCTCGCCGCACAAAAATCAGAACGAGAAAATTCTGGGGAGGCACTCGCAGTCATGAACGGGAAAATGGAACGAATCGAGAAGAAACTGGACAATATCGAGCGCATACTGGAAAAGGTGTCGGATTAACAGGACCAAGAATAATTGAGTTATTGAAATGGACCCCTTTGCGGTATTCGACACATTCTGAATGTTTTCGCCAACTCATCAAGATTCTGTGTCAATCCTCTCAGGAATAACCGGTAGACAATTGCCACAGAGATCGTTTAAGAACCCGGGACAATTTTTCCTTTATCTGAAGATGTTGGTGAATAGATGAAAAATTGCAGAACCGCAGTAACGGCCCTGAGCCTGATAATGCTCATTATTATCGCTCCGGTTGCAGCATCCGTGACTTTGATTTCGGACCGTCCGCAGGTAACCGCAAAGGGCGACTTGGTTATGATAAGTGGCACCCATGCAATGAACGGAACCCTGGCCTGCTGGATTATCGGCAGGAATTATTTCCGGGCCTCACCCGTAATGCCGGATGCAACCGGGAATTTTTCGATAATTCTCAAACCCGAAGAGACCGGGAAATTTTCCAGCGGCCAGTATGCTGTCGTGATCCAGGACCCGGGGCTCAACAAAAAACTGGATATCAAATCCCGGGTTGCAAGCAACGGGAACATTACGATCCTGAATTCGGGAACCGTTGTCGCTGAACTCGTGCCAAAACTGGATATCCGGGCGAATGCAGAGCCGGTAGTCAGGATACTTGAGGCGGGTTCCCTGCGCCCGGGAGCCGACGATATCTTCACCCCCTATTATCTCCTGGTCGAAGAGCCCTTCATTCATTTCGACCGGAAATCCCAATCGGATCCGGATCGCCCGCTGCCCAGCCTGACCGCCGGCGAACACCTGGTCATTAGCGGCACAACGAACATGGGCGTGGAAAATACCCTGCAGGTTATTATCCGGAACCTTGACACCAATACTCTCATCAGCACTGAGATGATACCAGTCATTGCAGGCAGAGATACAAACCGCTGGTCGTTTGACCTGAACACCATGGGATTTTCGCCCGGCGAATATTTTGTAACCGTTGGCTGGCTGAAATCGAATACCACCGGAACCAGTTCGACAATATTTACCGTTGTCGCTGAACCGAATTCAACAATGTTTTCCATTGCTGCCGGGCCCGGGTCAACTCCTGAATCCCGGAACACCGGTATTACCGGGACGGGCAATGGCGGAGAACTGGCCCAGCCCCCCCTGGCCCGGGCGGGGATATTCCTGGGACTTGTCGTGATCGGGGTCCTGATGTTAAAGAGGAAGAAATGATGATTTCCTTTAATAAACTGGGAAACACCCGGGCAAACCCGGTTACCGCCCGGCATGCCATCCTGTTCTTTTTCCTCCTCATGGTGATGCTGTCAGTATGTTGCATTCCCGGTAGTGCAGCGGCCGATGAGATCACGCCCGGCACCACTACGTTTGGCATCAGCAACCACACCGGCATTATCTGGCGATCAGCCCAGATCGACGGGGATCGGATTGTCTGGGCCGAGCGCACTTCAGATAACGAATCTGTATCCAACATCTATCTCTACAATATCACAACCGGGACTGAAACGCTCATATCCTCGTTGTTACAAGACGGAACGCCAAAGAATGCCTCTGGGTTTGACGAACACCCGGTGGCAATCTCCGGTAACCGGGTTGTCTGGACTACCGACATGGCCATCCGGATGTATGATCTTACGACCAGAAAACAAAGCACCCTTTATGAAAAGTCTGACGATTTCAGCCACCTCGTATTTCTCTATCCGGGGATTTCCGGTGATACTATTGTCTGGACAGAGCAACCGTTTGCAGCAGCGTCCCATACGCCGGATATCATCGCGTATAACCTGACAACCGGAAAAAAAATCATTGTCGCACATGGAGCATGGGATAAAACCGGCGTCAGGATCGACGGTTCCCGCATTGTCTGGGAAGATTACCGGAGTGGCGGGGCATCCCGGGACATCTACCTCTATGACCTGGCAACCGGAAAAGAACAGGTCATCGGCACGAGGACCGGAATACAAGCCGAACCGGAGATATCGGGGGATCGAATCGTCTGGAGCGATCACCGTGACCAGAACTGGGATGTGTATATGTACGATATCACAACCGGTAAAGAAACGCTGGTTGCCACTGGTATCAAAGAGCAGGAGGCCGCGGATATCTCGTGCGATCGAGTCATATGGATGGAAAGGCCATCCATGCTCCTCTACAATCCCTATGATGAGAGCAACCGGCTGATGATGTATGATATTTCTTCCGGGAAAGAATACCAGGTTCTCAAGGATATTCCCAGCATGTTCGCACCGGCAATTTACGGGAACCGGATCATCTTTATGGATCTTGCGCATATTCCGGCCGACCGGCGGGATGAACCGAGACAGGATCCTGTACAGGAGATCTCGCTGTTCACGCTCGATCCGGGCAGTTTTCCGTTACCGGAACCGAGTCCCGCACCGCAGGTAAATGCAACCGGTATCCCCTTGTATTCTCCCGATTCTCCACCGGTTCCTAAACCCACATCGGCTCCGGGTTTTGGTACCTTTTGTACTCTGTCCGTTTTGGTTATCGGCATCCTCTTCATCCAGATAAGGAGGGAATAAATCTACAAAATAAAACCTTTAAAATTTCGACCGAGGTTTGATTAATATTCAGGCAGAGGGTCTGCTTGAAAAAAAGCATGGAATGGATAAGGGTGGTGATGTTCCTCGGTTTCGTTGCAGATTCAGAAAGATGCATTAGGTATCGTATTGGGATAGGAGTGAGCAGGAGACACCTTTCCCACGTTTCCACATCATTTTATTAAAACACATTTAAAATAATTATATTCTCATAACCATTCTATTAACAAAACGGATGTTTCCATGGTAAATCTGGATTTTAAAAACCCCCGGAACTATCTCATAGCCGGTCTCATCATTTTTCTCTCGCTTTTTGCGCTCTGGCTTCGTCTCATCCCGATGTTCCACATGGGGAATACCGATATTCTCAACATGGTTGCAATGGATGACCCGCTCTATAATCTTCGCCAGGTTGAACTGATCCTCGCAAATTTCCCGGGCTACGGCTGGTTCGAGGCATTGACCAACTATCCCCATGGGACGAATATATACTGGGGTCCGCTGTTTCCCACAATTATCGCTGTCTGTTGCCTCATCGTCGGTGCCACCACCCGCCCGGAGATTATCGGCATTGGTCTCCTTGTACCACCATTAATGGCTGCGGTAATCGTTGTGCTGATGTATTTCATCGGGAAGGTCTTTGGTGACTGGAAGACCGGACTCCTGGCAGCAGGATTTACTGCGATCGTATCGGGCCAGTTTTTTACAGTCTCATGGTATGGCTACATCGATCACCACATCGCAGAAGTGCTCTTCTCAACACTGTTCTGCCTGATATACAGTTATGCGATTGTCTCTGATAAAAACACAAAAATTGATCTCAGGAATTTTGTAAGTTATAATAAAATCCTTTTTCTCTCATTACTCGCCGGTGTCTGTTATCTTCTCGGTCTTTTTGTAATGCCGACAATGATCCTGTTTGCCCTGATCGTGGGAATATTTACAGTAATCCAGTTTGTCGTTGATGTTTACCGCAACCGTACCAGTGAATATCTCCTGATAATAAATATAACCGTTTTTCTCGTGGCCATCCTCGGGTTGCTCCTCTTTGGCTTAAAAGACCCGGGCGTTGGTCTGTCCACCTATTCGATTGGTCATGTCTATGCCTATCTCGGACTTATCGGGGGTACGGTACTGCTTTACGGTTTAGCGTATTATCTCAAATGCAGGGAA
The sequence above is drawn from the Methanomicrobiales archaeon HGW-Methanomicrobiales-1 genome and encodes:
- a CDS encoding restriction endonuclease subunit R; amino-acid sequence: MNGEPEEVTRKKRIDPLLKAAGWSVVPFKNGMDISRFNKCALEEFPTANGPADYALCLDGKIIAVIEAKKVTLGPQNVLTQAERYATGIPGSPFNFSGFRVPFIYSTNGEIIWFHDLRNQLNRSRPIAKFHTADALAERLKEKFEASCQRLLEWENTHPMIRPYQAEANAAIEQAIRDRKRQMLIAMATGTGKTYTMVNQIFRLMESHVGKRILFLVDRRALAAQAVKAFASFEGRPGLKFDKAYEVYSQRFFREDFEEDEKFDPKVLPPNYLLEPKPGLAFVYVCTIQRMTINLFGRNALFGSSDEPIDEDAEQMDIPIHAFDLIVADECHRGYTSAEQSVWRKTLDHFDAIKIGLTATPAAHTMAYFREIVYRYDYARAVREGFLVDYDAVALDSNVRMNGIFLQAGEQVGVIDAATGAQSFDNLEDERQFDTTEVERTITSPDSNRKILTEIRKYAEEHEQRFGRFPKTLIFAVNDIPHTSHADQLVDLARDVFGKGDSFVQKITGKVDRPLQRIREFRNRPQPSVVVTVDMLSTGVDIPDLEFIVFLRPVKSRILFEQMLGRGTRKGERCPDKSHFVVFDCFGGTLFEYFRQATSITAEPPEKETRPISQVIKDIWDNRDREYNARVLVRRLQRIDKEMSGEARDLFAAFIPSGDMKRYAAGLQHALRRDFTGTMTLLRNPEFQNLLVHYPRPSRSMLVAYENEDTVSSRYIFRDSAGNEYKPEDYLSAFSQFVKENPEHIEAIRILLDRPKDWGTDALSELRLKLAATRYRFTVENLQMAHKVRYNKALVDIISMVKHAAREEEPLCTAEQRIHRVFDKMAYSISLTPEQQQWLDKIREHLIANLSISKDDFDIIPLFANEGGWGKANRVFNGELPVLIQQWNEAIAA
- a CDS encoding XRE family transcriptional regulator, translated to MSSSTISVEEKIRLLPPDLREEAIHYIDELVKRSKRVQPAPFRCAAEGTLAELGKHYSSVELQHKALEWREA
- a CDS encoding VapC toxin family PIN domain ribonuclease encodes the protein MYLLDTNIFLEYILRRSRVEEVRDFFKRADLTTLYISDFSLHTIGVLYLREHKSREYLIFVNEDLLASGIRVINITPDNFSKITGAADTFHLDFDDAYQYAVAVQNGLSIVSFDKDFDRTEKGRVEPKDLFC
- a CDS encoding TspO protein — protein: MSMANLRSAALAAACILGPMVAGIVVGFLTMGGISTWYVTLNRPWFSPPNYVFGPVWTVLYLLMGISLYLVISQGWEKKPVKTGVTLFGLQMVANLAWSFLFFGMQSPIAGLADIFLLLVLIIATIVAFYRVSKPAAMLLVPYLAWVCIATALNAGIVLLN
- a CDS encoding ArsR family transcriptional regulator; this translates as MLSPSSVPELAKLLGFLGNEQRLNILKAIAHEEKFAREISEEVGISRPLVNIYLKQFEKAGLVTGTNRIAEEPPYLKRYYKAVPFEFVVNLDLIGKLGDD